The sequence below is a genomic window from Neomicrococcus aestuarii.
ACTCTTAGGGCATCTGCGTAACGTGCAAAGGTTTTCTATTCAATGGAGGTCGTGGGGGTTACGATTCCCTTATTTTTTCGACTTCGTCAAGGAACATCTTCATGCTCAGGCGCCAGTCGGGCTCTCTCTCGGCGACAGTCTCCGCAAATCTCCTGATTTTTCCATTCCAGAGGTTTCGCTTTTCCAAACCACTTTGGGCGACCGTGCTTAGACAAACGCGGCTGAACTCGTTCCTTTTCTCGGAAAGACGATCAAAGAAGAAGGTTGCTATTTCGTATGACGATTTTAGAGCTAAGTCGGCCTCTTGGTAGCGCGGAAAATATCCAGCATGAACCGATCTATGGCGTAGTTTCCAAGTGTTCTTCAACCACTGTTGCACAGGTCCAGTGGGATCACTCCAGGTTCCTCCCAGCATGGGTGCGAGGTACTTGTTCATGCGGGTCACGGAATCTCTAGACGAATTAAATGCTTCCGCAACAAACGCTGCGGAAGTTTCTGAATCCGACAGGCTCTTTTCCCACCAAAGGAGCTTGAGAAGCCCGTCGATAAGAATCTCAGTGGCAGTGGTGGACAGGATAGTAGCTAAGTCATATCTACCCTCAGTATGAAATTGATAATCCGCGTCAGCGAGTCGCTCTCGCCACAGAATTGATGGCAGACCAAGCTCCAAGTCGACCAACCAACTGCTTAGAGCTGGATCGCTCTGAGCAACATCGGCGCGAGCCGAAACTTGATCGAGGCCGACGTTCTGATGGTCGAGTAGAACAAGAGATGGGTTGCTCCAACGGGGGAATATCGTAAAGAAGTGCGACGCTTCTGGGCTGTCGCTGTTGAGGAGGTATTCACCGATTTCTTGATACCCCAGTACGGGACTGAGGATTTGTTCGTAGCTAGGAATGCCTTGGCGGCTTCTCGAGTGCGCTCGTTCAGCTCTCACGACTTCGCGTAAAACGTGAACGATCCTTAGCAGCGAGTCTTCCTCCCAATTCCGCGTAAGAACTCGATCATCTGACGCTTGCCCGGATCTCGTCTCAGTGGGAGTCACGGAATCGACGACAGTCCAATATTCACGCTGGACGGAATCTGCGTTCTCGCCTTGAGTAAGTCTTCGAGCGCTCTTTTCGGCTACTTTAAATACCGCTTCGGCGGCACGCAAGTCCGTAGAGGCGCCAGATTCGACATGATGAACTTGAAACTGGACCCAATTGGATCTGTCTTCTGACTTCCCCGTGCCCGGCGCATCCGCAGGCCCAGCAAACTGGAAGCCGTCCGGCAATGGAATTGGAATTCTCGTCGTAAATACATGCCTTGTCAGTTCAACTTTCTTTCGGTGAGGCCACGAGTCCACATCGATAATGCGCAAATCTTCAAGCCAAGAGTCCGGAGCTGATTCGTGATTCTCTTGGAACGAATCTTTGCTGCGTCCTGCATCATGCGGCTCAACCGGTGTATCTCCTAAGTTCACGGGTAGTCCTTCTATTGGTCCCCGACTATTACGACAATCGGAAATTTGAGTCTATAAAAAATAATTGGGATATATTTAAGTCTATTTCTATAGTGGAAAACGGCATTGATTGCCATCGTTCGCCAATGAACAAGGAACGCAAGATGTCCTACGACTTGAAAGTATTCCTCTGCACGCCAAGCCCCTCGATCTCAGTTTCCAGAACATCCCCGGCCTTGAGCCACGGGTGGCGACCCTCGGAGTTGCGGCGGCCCAGAGCAACGCCAGCTGGCGTGCCAGTCAAGATCAAATCGCCCGGGCGAAGTCGCACCAAGGTAGAGCAGTAAGCAACCAATGCGGCAGGCGAGAACACCAAGTCGCTGGTGGAGTCCTCCTGGACCACTTCGCCGTTCACACGCGTGACAATGCGGGCGCCGATCTCAAACTCATCCGGCGAAACCAAGAACGGGCCTACAGGCGTAGCGGCATCCCAGCACTTGCCCTGCGTCCACTCGGGCGTGCGGCCCTGATAGCCGCGCATCGAGACGTCGTTGGACACGGCATAACCGGCGATCGCGCCGAGTGCGTCGGATTCTGAAAGCCGACGCCCGCCCGCGCCAATCACAATCGCAAGCTCGCCTTCCCAGTCAATGCGGTGGTCCTCAGCGGGAATCTCAATGGAATCCTCAGCGCCGCACAAGGAATCGGCGAACTTTGTGAAGATCGTGGGGAACTTGGGAACTTCGTTGCCGGTTTCGGCGATGTGGTTACGGTAGTTCAAGCCGATGCAAAATACCTTGGAAGGCGAAGTCACCAGCGTCGCGAAGGAAGCCTCAGGCAGCGAAACTGAAGCCCCGCGCTCTGCCGTATCCACGGACTGCCCGCTCGCAAGGAACGCCCCAACGTCAGCGAACCCGGAAAGCTCAGTGGCGGCGTCGTTCTCAATAACTGCGGCAAAAGTGTCCGCAGGATTTCCGTCTCGGCGAAGGGTAGCAAGTCTCATAAATCCACTTCATCACGTTTGCCGCGAAATTTCAGATACCGTTTCATCAAATGGAACGAAAGGTCTGTCATGAACTGCCACATCGTGATTGCGTGCCGCGCTGAGGGCACCCTTGAGCTACACCGTTTTTCGAACGGAATCCTTGAACGTCTCGAGGTGATGCACGGTTTCGACGGCGTGAATTGCCTCGCGTATGACGCTTCTGGGCAGCGTTTGTACGCGTCCCAGACTGGTGAAGTTTCTCGGGTCAGCGTGTTCAATGTGTTCCCGGGCGGCGACATTGAGGTGGCCGGTTCTTTCGATCTTCCGCACCAGACGGCCTATATTTCCGTGGCTGACGACGGCTTGTGGAGCGCGAGCTATCACGGCGGGAACATCGCGTTCGTGCCGTTGACCCCGGACGGGCTGCCTGCCGGGCCTGCGCAAGTGGACAGCTTCGGCGAGAACTCGCACTGCATCGTCACGGCCCCGGATGGCCGCCACACCTACGCCACTTCTTTGCGCGCGGACAAGATTGCCGCGTATTCAGTGGAGGATTCTCAATTACGACGACGCAGCGTCGCCTCCGTGCCTCCGCTCGGTTCCGGACCACGCCACTTGGCATTTGCGGGTGACAGCACGCTGTTTGCGCTCACGGAGATGAGCGGCGAAGTGATCGAGTTCCAGCGCGATCTTGAGTCGGGGGAGCTGACGGAGGTTTCTCGTGCGTCGATCGTGCCTCCGAGTGCCGGCCTGATTCAGGGGGTGGCCCGCTATTCTGGCGGCCCCGAGGTTCCCGAGCGCCCCATCTGGGCGGCCGATATTCAAGTTGCAGGCGAGCTCGTGTTCGCGACCGAGCGCACCACCAGCACCGTGACGGTGTTAGAGCGAAGCAAGGGAACCGGGCCAGGGCTTGAGGTGGTGGACTACGTGTCTACCGAAGCGCGCCCCCGTGCCAGCGCGTTGTCACCGGACGGGGCGTTCTACTTTGTGGGCGGCGAGACGTCTGAGCATGTGTCCGTGTACCGCGTGGCTCATCAGGTAGCGGCTATCCAAGGCGGAAACGCCACAGCGGCGAACGCCCAGAAGACGTCGCCGCTGCATTTGGTGTGCCGCATCAAAACCGGGGAGAACCCGGCGTGGTTTGCGTTCTTGCCCTAAAGCGATAATTCGTAGCGAGAGCTAGTATGAGGAACCGCGCACTCCGGCCGGAACTTGATCGGCTGGAGCGCCGGTGCCGTCCTTGAACTTCAACGCGGACAAGATGGCGTCCAACGTTGCAGGACCGTGCTGGTTCAAACATGCGCCGGCCACAAAGCGGTCAGGGCGCAAGAAGATCATGGGCGTCGGGCGGTCATCGAACCACTTCTTCATGCGACCCGTGTGATCGCCAAGAACGGTGATGTCCTCATCCGTGTACTTCTCAGCCCATTCGCGCTGAGTCTCGGGAACGATAGCCACGAGCTTCGCACCCAGACCGCGTAGCTTCTCGAGGGAAGCTTCTGGCAAAACATCCTTAGGGTTGTTGCCCCACACGATCACGGTCCACCAGTTGCCCACCACGTCGTCCAGCAAGAGATTCTTGCCAGCTTCAGAGTTGAAGCGGTACTGCGGGAACTGCACGCCCACAGGGGAGACCGTGTTGTTAGCGGTCAGGACAGGGATCATCTTGGAGATGATGCGTCCCTTCGCCGTACCGGCTGTGCGCGTGGACGGATCCACCAGAACACCCTTGGTGTAGCGCGGCATCGGCTTGAATCGCATGTCGGAGAAGTAGCTCTTGACCTGTGGGAACAGGTTCAAGACGGAAGAGGCGGTGTCGCGGGCGACCACAGCGGCCGGATTGGTTAGCTTGATGACCGAGCCGAACGTCATGGACAGGTCGATCATGGACTTCGCATGCTCGGAACGCTCATCCGTGTAGGTGTCCAAGAGCGAATCAGATGCCTGGCCGGAGATCACGGACGCGAGCTTCCAGCCGAGGTTGGTGGCATCGCGCATGCCCGAGTTCCAGCCCTGACCCATCCAGACCGGCATGAGGTGCGCGGCGTCGCCGGCGATGAGCTGGCGGCCCTTGCGGAACGTGCCCGCGATGCGGCCGTGGTGGGTGAACACACGACGGCGGATGTAGTCCAAGCTTGCCGGGTCCGGCACGTGGTCCTTGAGCATCTCGTTGACGAAGTCAGGGTCCGTGACCTGCTCTTCGGTTTCGTGATCAAGAAGCATGAACTCCCAGCGGCGCACGGCGTGCGGCAAGCCGATGGAAACGTAAGGGCGCTTGGGGTCGGCGCCGAGGAACACATTAGGGGTGCCGAGCGGGTCGTTGTTGACGTCCACCACCAACCAGCGGGTGGATGGGGATTCACCCTCGAAGGAGACGCCCATGCGCTTACGCGTAGGGGACTTTCCACCTTCGCAGCCCACCAGGTACTGTGCGCGGAAGCGACGCTCTTCAACGGTGTCTTCGTCCTTGGAAACCAGTGCAATAGCGGTGACGCCGTCGGCATCTTCGTCCACGTTTTCTACGCGGTGGCCAAAGAGCACCTCGACGTTGTCGAAGCGAGCAAGACCCTCGTAAAGCGCCTTATCTACCTCGGGCTGGATGAAGCTGTGCTTGCGGTCCCAGCCGAACTCGTCCGTCTGCGGGTTGTTGGTGAGGATGACTTTTCCGGCACCGTTGACCAGACGCATGATGTGCTGAGGGGAGGTGTGCGGGCGAACGGTGTCCACGAGACCCACGGTCTGGATAGTGCGGAAGGATTCGTCGTCGAGTCCCACGCCGCGCGGGTAGTCGATGAGCTGGTCCATCGCCTCGAGGACCACCACCTTGCGACCGTACATTCCTAGAATGTTGGCGAGCATGAGACCAACCGGTCCCGCGCCAACAATCAGAACTTCCGTTTCCTGGACTGCAGTGTCCGAGTAAGCCATTATTCCGCCTTGCTTGATAAATGTGTGCAAATAACGCACGTCTTTAGGCGTTATTTGCAAATCTAAGTCAATTCAAAACCCATGTGTGATGCAGGTCAAGTGAAGCGTGCCACCTGACGGAACGCGTGTCAGTGCGGCTTATGTGGAATAGATTCGCGAGTTGTTGTGTTGACAGTGGCATCAGACGAAACATCACTGAGACCAAAGGAAAGGTGTCATGCAACGCTTTGAAGGTAAGTCAGTAGTCATCACCGGAGCAGGATCGGGACTGGGCCGCGCTGCAGCGGTTCAGGTTGCCAAAGAACAAGGCAAGTTGACGTTGGTGGACCTCAATGAAGCAGGCCTCAAGGAAACCGAGGAGGCGATTCGTGAAGTAGCTCCGAATGCTGAATTGCTCTTGGTGACCGCCAACGTTGCTCAAGAAAGCGACGTTGAAAACTACGTTTCTGAAGCTGTAAAGAAGTTTGGTCGCATTGACGGTTTCTTCAACAACGCTGGAATCGAAGGCAAGCAGAATCCCACCGAAGATTTCGGATCGGACGAGTTCGGCAAGGTCATCAATGTGAACCTCTCCGGCGTTTTCTACGGCCTCAAGCACGTACTGAAGGTCATGCGTGAGCAAGGATCTGGCGCCGTGGTAAACACCGCTTCCGTCGGCGGCATCCGAGGCGTGGGTAACCAGTCCGGTTATGCGGCTGCCAAGCACGGCGTGGTGGGCCTGACTCGTAACTCGGCCATTGAGTACGGTCAGTACGACATTCAGATCAACGCCGTTGCACCTGGCGCCATCATGACCCCCATGGTCGAAGGTTCGCTCAAGCAGATTGATCCAGAGAACTGGGAAGAGGTCGGCAAGCAGTTCGTCCAGCCAAACCCCATGAAGCGTTTCGGTAAGCCAGAGGAAGTCGGCCAGCTCGTGGCCTTCTTGCTCTCAGGCGACGCCGGATTCATCAACGCAGCGGTCATCCCCATTGATGGTGGTCAGTCGTACAAGTACTAAGCCGCTCTTATCCCAGCTCCGCCAGAATGTCCTGAGCAGCCCGCTGGAGGCGAGCTACGGCGTCGTCCTCAATATCTGAACGGGTAGCAATCACGTTCAGGCAGGCAGCCGGCCCGCCGTGCGGCAACTGAAGTGGAACCGCAAAACCGTACATGAGCGGTTCCACTTCGCCGTACGTCTTCGTGTAACCGCGGCTGGTCGCTGCGAGCACCTCAGGGTGCGCGGAGGAATCGTGCGGGAGAAGTGACGAGATCGCGTGTCCGGCAGCCCCGCGATCGAGCGGGTGCGTGCTCCCTTCGGAAAATGCCACGTGGTACGAACCGCTACGAGGGGAGACCACCAGCACGGCCCGGGCGGTGCTTTCTTCCAAAATAATCAGCGCGATCGCGGCGCCAAGATCGTTGGACGCTTCCTGCAAATGTTTCGTTGCGGCGGACCGCACGCTGGAGTACGCAGCAACAGCGAGCTCGCTCAACCCAAACGAACCCCGAATCTTCCCGTCCGCACCGCGATAGACCAACGCGGCATCAGCCAGCGCATTGAGCAACCGGTACGCCACCGTACGGTGCACCTTGAGAAACTCGCCCACCTCAGCCACCGTCACGCCATTGGACGCTGCCACAAACTTAAGCGCCTCGATCCCGCGGGTCAGCGTTTGAGAACCGCTCGTGCGGGAGGACGGCGCGGCAGAGTTCGCGGAGTCAACTTCGAGTCCCGCCGGGTCAGCTTCAGGATGTTCATGGGTGGGTGACACCCCACGATCATGACACGAGGGCCGGGATTTCTGACGCATGGGTTTCTCAATGCTGAGCGTGAAAAATCTTTGGAAGGGCTCTATCTAAGTGTCATGGTGGGGTGGCATATTGTGTGGCGGAGGGTGTCGGCTCTCCCTGTCACACAGTGAAAGGCATTGAGATGACGTACAAACTCGCCACCTACATCAACTTCGAAACATCTGCTCGACAGGCTGTGGAGTTCTACCAGTCCGTCCTGGGCGGCAAACTCACCATGAGCACGTTCGGTGAATACGGCATGGCCCAGAGCGAGGACGAAAATAGCCTCATCATGCACGCCCAGCTGGAGACCGATTCCGGTGCCGTCATCATGGCCTCGGACACGCCCGCCTACATGGAAAAGCCCAAGCACGGCGGCTTCTCCGTGGCGCTCTTCGGCGATGACTATGAGAGCGTCAAGGACAAGTTCGCGGCGCTCGCCGAGAGCGGCCAGATCCTCGAGCCCCTCGTGAAAGCGCCGTGGGGCGACTACTTCGG
It includes:
- a CDS encoding fumarylacetoacetate hydrolase family protein; this encodes MRLATLRRDGNPADTFAAVIENDAATELSGFADVGAFLASGQSVDTAERGASVSLPEASFATLVTSPSKVFCIGLNYRNHIAETGNEVPKFPTIFTKFADSLCGAEDSIEIPAEDHRIDWEGELAIVIGAGGRRLSESDALGAIAGYAVSNDVSMRGYQGRTPEWTQGKCWDAATPVGPFLVSPDEFEIGARIVTRVNGEVVQEDSTSDLVFSPAALVAYCSTLVRLRPGDLILTGTPAGVALGRRNSEGRHPWLKAGDVLETEIEGLGVQRNTFKS
- a CDS encoding lactonase family protein, with amino-acid sequence MNCHIVIACRAEGTLELHRFSNGILERLEVMHGFDGVNCLAYDASGQRLYASQTGEVSRVSVFNVFPGGDIEVAGSFDLPHQTAYISVADDGLWSASYHGGNIAFVPLTPDGLPAGPAQVDSFGENSHCIVTAPDGRHTYATSLRADKIAAYSVEDSQLRRRSVASVPPLGSGPRHLAFAGDSTLFALTEMSGEVIEFQRDLESGELTEVSRASIVPPSAGLIQGVARYSGGPEVPERPIWAADIQVAGELVFATERTTSTVTVLERSKGTGPGLEVVDYVSTEARPRASALSPDGAFYFVGGETSEHVSVYRVAHQVAAIQGGNATAANAQKTSPLHLVCRIKTGENPAWFAFLP
- the mhpA gene encoding bifunctional 3-(3-hydroxy-phenyl)propionate/3-hydroxycinnamic acid hydroxylase MhpA, whose protein sequence is MAYSDTAVQETEVLIVGAGPVGLMLANILGMYGRKVVVLEAMDQLIDYPRGVGLDDESFRTIQTVGLVDTVRPHTSPQHIMRLVNGAGKVILTNNPQTDEFGWDRKHSFIQPEVDKALYEGLARFDNVEVLFGHRVENVDEDADGVTAIALVSKDEDTVEERRFRAQYLVGCEGGKSPTRKRMGVSFEGESPSTRWLVVDVNNDPLGTPNVFLGADPKRPYVSIGLPHAVRRWEFMLLDHETEEQVTDPDFVNEMLKDHVPDPASLDYIRRRVFTHHGRIAGTFRKGRQLIAGDAAHLMPVWMGQGWNSGMRDATNLGWKLASVISGQASDSLLDTYTDERSEHAKSMIDLSMTFGSVIKLTNPAAVVARDTASSVLNLFPQVKSYFSDMRFKPMPRYTKGVLVDPSTRTAGTAKGRIISKMIPVLTANNTVSPVGVQFPQYRFNSEAGKNLLLDDVVGNWWTVIVWGNNPKDVLPEASLEKLRGLGAKLVAIVPETQREWAEKYTDEDITVLGDHTGRMKKWFDDRPTPMIFLRPDRFVAGACLNQHGPATLDAILSALKFKDGTGAPADQVPAGVRGSSY
- a CDS encoding SDR family oxidoreductase; translated protein: MQRFEGKSVVITGAGSGLGRAAAVQVAKEQGKLTLVDLNEAGLKETEEAIREVAPNAELLLVTANVAQESDVENYVSEAVKKFGRIDGFFNNAGIEGKQNPTEDFGSDEFGKVINVNLSGVFYGLKHVLKVMREQGSGAVVNTASVGGIRGVGNQSGYAAAKHGVVGLTRNSAIEYGQYDIQINAVAPGAIMTPMVEGSLKQIDPENWEEVGKQFVQPNPMKRFGKPEEVGQLVAFLLSGDAGFINAAVIPIDGGQSYKY
- a CDS encoding IclR family transcriptional regulator — translated: MSPTHEHPEADPAGLEVDSANSAAPSSRTSGSQTLTRGIEALKFVAASNGVTVAEVGEFLKVHRTVAYRLLNALADAALVYRGADGKIRGSFGLSELAVAAYSSVRSAATKHLQEASNDLGAAIALIILEESTARAVLVVSPRSGSYHVAFSEGSTHPLDRGAAGHAISSLLPHDSSAHPEVLAATSRGYTKTYGEVEPLMYGFAVPLQLPHGGPAACLNVIATRSDIEDDAVARLQRAAQDILAELG
- a CDS encoding VOC family protein, whose translation is MTYKLATYINFETSARQAVEFYQSVLGGKLTMSTFGEYGMAQSEDENSLIMHAQLETDSGAVIMASDTPAYMEKPKHGGFSVALFGDDYESVKDKFAALAESGQILEPLVKAPWGDYFGMLQDQFGIAWMFNISGGGPDIAAEPESGADS